In Arthrobacter citreus, a single genomic region encodes these proteins:
- the spoIVB gene encoding SpoIVB peptidase — protein sequence MKFGAKESDSLVKKVNVHRIIKILLLLFIVGIGVFNINQKNVFSSTINKDQQSEIVNVALGMNELPSKKVDVKVLNHLRIIPGGQSIGVKLNSVGVLVVGHHLVNTSSGQKSPGEIAGIKVGDMIIKMNGKQIEKMSDVLPFIQKAGKYGKPIKITVKREGKYYTKMLQPIRDQGRDSYRIGLYIRDSASGIGTMTFIEPNSLKYGALGHVISDSDTRKAIEVEDGHIVYSTVTAIEKGSDGSPGEKIAHFALDRGTIGNITSNSPFGIFGKVNSTIDNGIMSQPLPIALSNEVKKGPAKILTVIHDNKVEAFDIEIVSSIQQKFPSTKGIILKVTDKRLLKETGGIVQGMSGSPIIQNGKLIGAVTHVFVNDSTSGYGVHIEWMLDEAKVPIYDYQNKKAS from the coding sequence ATGAAATTTGGCGCTAAGGAGAGTGATTCGCTTGTGAAAAAGGTAAATGTTCATCGAATAATAAAAATTCTTCTCCTTTTATTTATAGTTGGTATTGGCGTGTTTAATATAAATCAAAAAAATGTATTTTCATCTACCATAAATAAAGATCAACAAAGCGAAATCGTAAATGTTGCTTTAGGTATGAATGAATTACCAAGCAAAAAGGTGGATGTAAAAGTATTAAACCATTTAAGAATAATACCAGGAGGACAATCAATAGGAGTAAAACTTAATTCAGTAGGTGTCTTAGTCGTTGGGCACCATTTAGTAAATACGAGCTCAGGACAAAAGTCTCCAGGTGAAATTGCAGGTATTAAGGTTGGAGATATGATAATAAAAATGAATGGTAAACAAATCGAAAAAATGTCGGATGTACTACCATTTATTCAAAAAGCCGGGAAGTACGGAAAACCGATTAAAATCACTGTAAAACGTGAAGGGAAGTATTATACTAAAATGCTACAACCTATTCGTGATCAAGGCCGTGACAGCTATAGAATAGGCTTGTATATAAGAGATTCAGCTTCTGGTATTGGTACGATGACATTTATTGAACCAAATTCATTAAAATATGGCGCATTAGGACATGTCATCTCAGACAGCGATACAAGAAAGGCTATAGAAGTAGAAGACGGGCATATAGTCTATTCTACTGTTACAGCTATTGAAAAAGGCTCAGATGGTTCCCCAGGAGAAAAAATTGCACATTTTGCTCTAGATCGCGGAACTATTGGCAATATCACATCTAATAGTCCCTTTGGAATATTCGGTAAAGTTAATAGTACAATTGACAATGGGATTATGTCTCAACCTTTACCGATTGCATTATCAAATGAAGTGAAAAAAGGTCCTGCTAAAATACTTACTGTTATACATGATAATAAAGTTGAAGCATTTGACATAGAAATCGTGAGCAGTATCCAACAAAAATTTCCATCTACAAAAGGGATTATTTTAAAGGTAACTGATAAGCGTTTACTTAAAGAAACCGGTGGAATCGTACAAGGCATGAGCGGCTCACCAATCATTCAAAACGGTAAATTAATTGGTGCAGTTACACATGTTTTTGTAAATGATTCAACGAGTGGATATGGAGTTCATATTGAATGGATGCTTGATGAAGCAAAAGTCCCAATATATGATTATCAAAATAAAAAAGCATCTTGA
- the spo0A gene encoding sporulation transcription factor Spo0A — MEKIKVLLVDDNKELVIMLENYINAQTDMEVVGVAFNGQDCLPLVKDKKPDVLVLDIIMPHLDGLAVLDRLRTGLVEKIPNVIMLTAFGQEDVTKKAVDLGASYFILKPFDMEHLISNIRQVVGKGSSITKRNAPSLVSNYESKPRNLDASITSIIHEIGVPAHIKGYMYLREAISMVYNDIELLGSITKVLYPDIAKKFNTTASRVERAIRHAIEVAWSRGNIDSISTLFGYTISMSKAKPTNSEFIAMVADKLRLEHKAS, encoded by the coding sequence GTGGAGAAAATTAAAGTATTATTGGTTGATGATAATAAAGAACTTGTTATCATGTTGGAGAACTACATTAACGCACAGACTGATATGGAAGTGGTTGGAGTTGCGTTTAATGGACAAGATTGCTTACCTCTAGTGAAAGACAAAAAGCCAGATGTATTAGTATTAGATATTATTATGCCTCATTTAGACGGTTTAGCAGTTTTAGATCGCTTACGTACTGGCTTAGTTGAGAAAATTCCAAACGTAATAATGTTAACTGCTTTTGGTCAAGAGGATGTAACTAAAAAAGCGGTTGATCTTGGAGCGTCATACTTTATCTTGAAACCATTTGATATGGAGCATTTAATCAGCAACATTCGTCAAGTAGTTGGAAAAGGTAGCTCAATTACTAAACGAAATGCCCCATCGCTTGTTTCAAATTACGAAAGTAAGCCACGCAACTTAGATGCAAGTATCACTAGTATCATTCATGAAATTGGTGTACCTGCTCATATTAAAGGTTATATGTACTTACGAGAAGCAATTTCAATGGTATACAATGATATTGAACTACTAGGTTCAATTACAAAAGTATTATATCCAGATATTGCTAAGAAATTTAATACAACTGCTAGCCGAGTTGAGCGTGCGATTCGACATGCGATTGAAGTAGCATGGAGCCGTGGAAATATCGATAGTATTTCTACATTATTCGGTTACACAATTTCGATGTCAAAAGCAAAACCAACAAATTCAGAATTTATTGCAATGGTAGCAGACAAATTGCGCCTAGAACATAAAGCATCATAA
- the bacA gene encoding undecaprenyl-diphosphate phosphatase, which translates to MLPDWLIGFIMGMVEGLTEFLPVSSTGHMILVADLLKFTGEKASFFEVIVQLGSILAVVVVFWKRLWSVLGVKSDGYRQTNLNLIHIIIGAIPAGIVGLVFHDFIKDVLFSPKTVVIGLVAGGILLIVAEKVSKQPKSSDLDHISYKQAFIIGCFQMLALWPGFSRSGSTIAGGLLFGLDRKTSAEFTFILAVPMMIAASGLDLVKNIDILSASDLPLFATGFITAFVVALLAIVSFLKLLEKVKLTGFAVYRFIVAIVFTIVFII; encoded by the coding sequence ATGTTACCTGATTGGTTAATTGGTTTTATCATGGGTATGGTTGAAGGTTTAACTGAATTCTTACCCGTTTCTTCAACTGGTCATATGATTTTAGTTGCTGATTTATTAAAATTCACTGGTGAAAAAGCATCATTTTTCGAAGTTATTGTACAACTTGGTTCAATTTTAGCAGTAGTTGTTGTTTTCTGGAAACGACTTTGGTCAGTCCTTGGCGTTAAATCCGACGGTTACCGACAAACTAACCTAAACTTAATACATATCATTATCGGTGCAATTCCAGCTGGGATTGTTGGGCTTGTATTCCACGATTTTATTAAAGATGTATTATTTTCACCAAAAACTGTTGTAATCGGACTAGTAGCAGGCGGTATTCTATTAATTGTTGCAGAAAAAGTTTCTAAACAACCTAAATCATCTGATTTAGATCATATTTCATATAAGCAAGCTTTCATTATTGGTTGCTTTCAAATGTTAGCATTATGGCCAGGATTTTCACGCTCAGGCTCTACTATTGCTGGGGGATTATTATTTGGTCTAGATCGCAAAACTTCTGCAGAATTTACATTTATTCTAGCAGTTCCTATGATGATCGCAGCAAGCGGATTAGATCTTGTAAAAAATATCGATATTTTAAGTGCTTCAGACTTACCACTGTTTGCAACTGGATTTATTACTGCTTTCGTAGTTGCATTACTTGCTATCGTTTCATTCTTAAAATTATTAGAAAAAGTAAAGCTAACTGGATTTGCAGTATATCGTTTCATCGTTGCAATTGTATTTACAATCGTATTTATTATCTAA
- a CDS encoding YycC family protein, with the protein MRPLQISPETAILLSKKLNVPLEQIMHMPQHILMKKLMELDLTNNNETSEDQEKK; encoded by the coding sequence ATGCGACCATTACAAATTTCGCCTGAAACGGCAATATTATTATCAAAAAAATTAAATGTTCCTTTAGAACAAATTATGCATATGCCACAGCATATATTAATGAAAAAGTTGATGGAATTGGATTTAACTAATAACAATGAAACTTCTGAAGATCAAGAAAAGAAATAA